The region TAGTGGGTGGACCTCTGGACAGAGAAAAGATGCCTGAATATAACATCACTGTTACGGCTACTGATAAAGGCTCCCCGCCGCTTCGCAGCAATATGTTTCTTACTATTCACATTTCTGATGTAAACGACAATGCGCCTCGTTTTCCAGACAAAACCATGGATTTCTACGTGAAGGAAAACAGTCCTGCTGGAAATATCATAGCAACCGTGACAGCGAAGGATGCAGATATGAACGAAAACGCTCAACTTGTATACACTTTAATATCTAGGAACTATTTAACTTCTATGGTAGACGTTAATTCTGCAAATGGTGATATATATAGTAAACAGTCATTTGATTATGAGGCGATTAAGTCATTTCAGTTTCAAATTCAGGCCACTGACTCTGGTGTCCCAGCTCTCACCAGCAACGCAACTGTGAACATTTTTATACTGGATGAAAATGACAACAATCCTCTTATTTTACCTCCTTATTCTGAACTTGGATCAGTAAATACTGAGAACATTCCCTACTCTGCTGAAGCGGGGTATTTTGTGGCTAAAGTCAGAGCTGTAGACGCTGATTCAGGTTATAATGCACTATTATCTTATCACATGACCGAACCAAAGGGAACGAATCTCTTCCGAATCGGAACCAGCACAGGAGAAATAAGGACTAAAAGACGAATGAGTGACAATGACTTAAAAGCTCACCCGCTTATCATTACTGTCTCGGATAATGGAGACCCAATCCTGTCAACGACTCTGTCTATGGAAGTTGTAGTCATGGAAATTACAGATGAACTTCAGACAAACATTAGAAGAGTGCCAGTAAAGGAGGAGAATTTTTCTAATCTGAATCTCTATCTGCTCATCGCTATTGTCTCAGTGTCAGCGATATTTCTACTGAGCCTCATGGCTTTAATAGTAGCTAAATGCTACGGGACACATTACAGCTCCAGCGCTCCAGTGGTCACTACACACCCTGACGGGAGCTGGTCTTACTCTAAATCCACTCAGCAGTATGATGTGTGTTTTAGCTCAGACACACTGAAGAGTGATGTAGTGGTTTTCCCCTCACCGTTTCCGCCTGCAGACGCAGAGCTGATCAGCATTAATGGAGGAGACACTTTTAACAGCACACAAACTCTTCCGAGTACTACAAAGGTAAGAAGAGCGTTTGAACTTAATTCGAAATGAACAACTAATCTCCCATCATAATACACCAAAATACTGCGAAATAGCTTTTATATAGTGTAGATACGATATATGCTTTCTACttgcaaatatattttgttgttCGTCCTTAATTACGTgtcttttattgattttatgacTTAATAGTCACTTCAGTACAATGGACAGCGACTGGAGTAACAAAGGGACAGATAACTTTGATAGTTAAACTCAGTTAAATTCTATTGCTACTATACTAGCACAAAATAGTGTAACGAAGAACCTACTCACTAACTCCACATGTGCAacatcaaaacaaaataaataaataaaaatcacggAATACAATGTACATAAACAACAGAGACACAATTCAGAATTAATGAAGAATGCTGCTAATTGCATTTTCTGGTAGCACAATAAGAATATTAACTATACTTAACAGACCATAGATATTACATCTATACGGAAATTAAATAAGAAACAGTAGAGTTGCAACCAAGAGTAAACACTGAAAAAAGTAAGAATATTTTCTGACATTTCAGTAATGGCGTTGTATGAACAGCAATACTGCaacattatgtatgtatatatatatatatatatatatatatatatatatatatatatatatatatatatatatatatataatttgcataaattGGCTTCATCCTACGTGTTACTTGAGGTGCTGTTGCATAACTTTGAATTTCAATACGGCAGTAATTTTCTTCTCACGTTTTCTCACTGTACCTGATGAAAGGAGACTGGTGCTGcttatggtttatttatttatttatttatttatttatgtaattatttacCGTGGTTAACTGATTTCAGTGCTTTTAAAATACTACGTTTGATGTGCATGAAATTAGTGaacaaaaacttaaaaaaaaagaagaagaagaagaagaagaagcagaagaaaaagGCTAGATAATTCTCCGTTGCACCACATGGGGTCGCTGCAGACCGCGACATGGCAATATTATTCCACCTTTTCTTCATTGCACCACCCTAAAAAAATCAGGGATTCTATAAAACGCATTTGCAGATGGGACACGACATCTCTAGGGGTTTATTGTGTTGTTGAATCTGAACGCTCgtgtaattatttcatttaattctttttaagACAGCGAGGGACACATCGCTATGCATTTCTCAGGATGTTTCATATCGGTCATTTTAACGCTTCTTTGTTTATGGGAGGTGTCATCTGGTCAGATTGTGTATTCCGTTTCAGAGGAAGTGAAAAAAGGGACGGTTGTCGGGAACATCGCTAAAGATTTGAACATTAATGTGCAAGACTTGGAATCTCGACTGTTTCAGATCGTGTCTGGATCTAATAAGAAGTATTTCGATGTGAATCTGAAGACGGGAGCGCTGTTCGTAAGTGAGCGAATTGACCGTGAGGAATTTTGCACTTTAGACCAGAAATGCGTCTTGAATCTCGAGGCCCTTGCTCAGAACCCTCATCATCTTTATAGGATTGAGATAACGATCGTAGACATAAATGATAACGCACCTCATTTCCCACTGCACACGTTCAAGCTGAATATTACCGAAAACGCTAGCCCTGGAGAGAGATTTCTTCTTCCGGTAGCTGAGGATGACGATATAGGTAGTAATGCGCTGAAAGATTACCGGCTGAGTACAAATGAGTTCTTCTCTATAGATGTACAGAATGATGAGCAGAGTATGTCGGCTGAGTTGGTGCTGCAAAAGGTTCTAGATAGAGAAAAACAGTCATCTCTTCGCTTGCTGCTTAGCGCTCTGGATGGAGGAAAACCTCCCAAGTCAGGGACCTTGAATATAATTATAGATGTCATAGATGTCAACGACAACAGTCCAGTTTTTAGCGTGCCTCTTTATAAagtaaaagtgaaagaaaatgtttcattaGGGACTAaaattctctctgtctccgccTCTGATTTAGATGAGGGCATACACAGTGACATAGTGTACTCGATTTTAGGACACGGAAAgtcaaaaaaacatttgttcacCATAATCCCCGAAACTGGTCAGATTGTAGTAAATGGACAACTTGATTATGAAGAAAATCGAGCCGTTGAGTTGAGAGTTCAAGCAAGAGATAAAGGCATTCCTCCGCAGAGTTCacagtgtaaagttttagtAGAAGTTTTAGATGAAAATGACAATCCTCCGGAAATTAAAACGACTCCATTACTAGACAGCGTAAAAGAGAACACTAAACTTGGGACTGCTGTTGCTTTAGTTACAGTCTCTGATAATGATGGAGGCAAAAATGGCATTGTGCACGTGTCTATCAAGGGCTCTTTTCCTTTTAAATTAGAACTATCGTATAAAAACCATTACTCTTTGCTGGTAGACGGGCCTTTGGACAGAGAAAATATTTCTCAGTATAACATTCCTCTTGCGGCTGTAGATGAAGGAACTCCGCCTCTTTCCAGCAGCGCTATAATAACTATCAACATTGCTGATGTTAATGATAACGCTCCACGTTTCCCCACACCACTTGTAAACGCTTACATAAGAGAAAACGGACAAGTTGGAGATCGTGTGGTGAGAGTTTCGGCAGAGGATTCAGATCTTGGTAAAAACGCTGAAGTTTCATACTCACTGTTAGAGAATTCCAGCGACGGTGTTCGGGTATCACTGATGATAAACGTCAATTCTGTGAATGGTGAAATATATACCACGCAGTCTTTTAACTACGAAGGAATAAAACGACTTCAGTTTATAGTAGTGGCTACAGACTCGGGAGTCCCTCCACTA is a window of Ictalurus furcatus strain D&B chromosome 16, Billie_1.0, whole genome shotgun sequence DNA encoding:
- the LOC128620531 gene encoding protocadherin alpha-2 isoform X6; the protein is MHFSGCFISVILTLLCLWEVSSGQIVYSVSEEVKKGTVVGNIAKDLNINVQDLESRLFQIVSGSNKKYFDVNLKTGALFVSERIDREEFCTLDQKCVLNLEALAQNPHHLYRIEITIVDINDNAPHFPLHTFKLNITENASPGERFLLPVAEDDDIGSNALKDYRLSTNEFFSIDVQNDEQSMSAELVLQKVLDREKQSSLRLLLSALDGGKPPKSGTLNIIIDVIDVNDNSPVFSVPLYKVKVKENVSLGTKILSVSASDLDEGIHSDIVYSILGHGKSKKHLFTIIPETGQIVVNGQLDYEENRAVELRVQARDKGIPPQSSQCKVLVEVLDENDNPPEIKTTPLLDSVKENTKLGTAVALVTVSDNDGGKNGIVHVSIKGSFPFKLELSYKNHYSLLVDGPLDRENISQYNIPLAAVDEGTPPLSSSAIITINIADVNDNAPRFPTPLVNAYIRENGQVGDRVVRVSAEDSDLGKNAEVSYSLLENSSDGVRVSLMINVNSVNGEIYTTQSFNYEGIKRLQFIVVATDSGVPPLSSNVTVNIFILDENDNSPVFLPPYSEPGSVNTENIPYSAEAGYFVAKVRAVDADSGYNALLSYHITEPKGTNLFRIGTSTGEIRTKRRMSDNDLKAHPLIITVSDNGEPSLSTTMSIEVVVMENMDSLQTSLRQVPVKEENFSNLNLYLLIAIVSVSVIFLLSLVALIAAKCYGTDGGFSISSAPVVTTHPDGSWSYSKSTQQYDVCFSSDTLKSDVVVFPSPFPPADAELISINGGDTFNTTQTLPSTTKPKGPNADWRYSASLRAGVQSSVHMEEASAVMQGAQGVLVQNWPTVSSAADGEAEGQLSPPVGAGINSNSWSFRYGAGPGYGPPQALKPGEIPPEAFIIPGSPAIISIRQDPGAMDDKGDFISFGKKEDPKKKKKKKKEKKDKKEKGKDDGEE